A genomic segment from Rubrobacter tropicus encodes:
- a CDS encoding response regulator — MPETPKIRVLVADDHPGFRRGLTALLASEPGVEVVGEAVDGREVVEKALTLSPDVVLMDLQMPGINGIEATRLILRKEPRVGVLVLTMFEDDESVVSAMKAGARGYVLKSARPTEVLNTLGSVARGEARFGPEIARRLTGFLADPGPDPASAFPELTGREREILDLIAAGRDNASIAARLFVSPNTVRNHISRIFAKLGFSNRAQAIVRAREAGLGRDG; from the coding sequence ATGCCTGAAACACCCAAGATACGCGTGCTGGTGGCGGACGACCACCCGGGCTTCCGCCGCGGCCTGACGGCCTTGCTTGCGTCGGAGCCGGGCGTCGAGGTCGTGGGCGAGGCGGTGGACGGGCGGGAGGTCGTGGAAAAGGCGCTGACGCTCTCGCCAGACGTCGTCTTGATGGACCTCCAGATGCCCGGCATTAACGGCATCGAGGCGACGCGCCTGATCCTCCGGAAGGAGCCGCGCGTCGGTGTTCTGGTCCTGACCATGTTCGAGGACGACGAATCGGTGGTCTCGGCGATGAAGGCGGGGGCGAGGGGCTACGTGCTCAAGAGCGCGCGGCCCACGGAGGTTCTGAACACTCTAGGCTCCGTCGCCCGCGGCGAGGCGCGGTTCGGGCCGGAGATCGCGCGCAGGCTCACCGGCTTTCTCGCCGACCCCGGCCCGGACCCCGCATCCGCCTTCCCCGAGCTCACCGGCCGCGAGCGCGAGATCCTGGACCTCATCGCCGCCGGCAGGGACAACGCCTCCATCGCGGCCCGCCTCTTCGTGAGCCCCAACACCGTGCGCAACCACATCTCCCGAATCTTCGCCAAGCTCGGGTTCTCGAACCGCGCCCAGGCCATCGTCCGCGCCCGCGAGGCGGGCCTCGGCAGGGACGGCTAG
- a CDS encoding phytoene/squalene synthase family protein: MRLDPASGVKLDGGLSLAESYELCRRVQKAHSRTYYFSTRFFPRRVRPRVHALYAFMRYADEIVDNPGATNLEEQLGGLEAFERETMAAVAGEPVSNPVLRAYADTVRRSGIEPAHITAFMESMKMDTRVFRYETFEDLEVYTYGSAAVVGLMMCRVLGAADRMADPHAEALGVAMQLSNFLRDVAEDWRRGRVYLPLEDLKRFGYGEEDLAAGVVDGRFVALMRFQIGRARRLYAYADEGMKYIPRGRRWPVMVARELYAGILDRIEARGYDVYTGRAETSRPKKLLVAARVAARDPREMLTRSISRR, from the coding sequence TTGAGGCTCGACCCCGCGAGCGGCGTGAAGCTCGACGGCGGGCTCTCGCTCGCCGAGAGCTACGAGTTGTGCCGGCGGGTCCAGAAGGCGCACAGCAGGACCTACTACTTCTCGACCCGGTTCTTCCCGCGGCGCGTCCGGCCCAGGGTGCACGCGCTCTACGCCTTCATGCGCTACGCCGACGAGATCGTGGACAACCCCGGCGCCACGAACCTGGAGGAGCAACTGGGGGGCCTCGAAGCCTTCGAACGGGAGACGATGGCCGCCGTGGCCGGCGAGCCCGTCTCGAACCCCGTGCTCCGGGCCTACGCGGACACCGTGAGAAGGAGCGGCATAGAGCCGGCCCACATTACGGCCTTCATGGAGAGCATGAAGATGGACACCCGCGTCTTCCGCTACGAGACGTTCGAGGACCTGGAGGTCTACACCTACGGGAGCGCGGCCGTCGTCGGACTGATGATGTGCCGGGTGCTCGGCGCCGCCGACAGGATGGCCGATCCCCACGCCGAAGCTCTGGGCGTCGCCATGCAGCTCTCCAACTTTTTGCGCGACGTCGCCGAGGACTGGCGCCGCGGAAGGGTCTACCTGCCGCTCGAAGATTTGAAGCGCTTCGGGTACGGGGAAGAGGACCTTGCGGCCGGTGTCGTCGACGGGCGGTTCGTGGCGTTGATGCGCTTCCAGATAGGGCGGGCGCGGCGGCTTTACGCGTACGCCGACGAGGGGATGAAGTACATACCCCGCGGCCGGCGGTGGCCCGTGATGGTCGCGCGGGAGCTGTACGCGGGGATACTCGACCGCATAGAGGCGCGCGGCTACGACGTGTACACCGGCCGGGCCGAGACCTCGCGGCCGAAGAAACTCCTGGTGGCCGCGCGGGTGGCGGCGCGGGACCCGCGCGAGATGCTGACCCGTTCGATCTCCCGCCGCTGA
- a CDS encoding bifunctional homocysteine S-methyltransferase/methylenetetrahydrofolate reductase — protein MSFDLREMTGSGVLIGDGAMGTLLAERGVGFGHPYARANVTHPEMVAGIHEEYIRAGAGVIETNTFSANRFKLEVHELEDRVREVNEAGARLARKAADIAGTNGSKALVLGAIGPLGRPLCPVGPVTEAEARAVFLEQAEALLEGGADALVLETFTDLVELRLAHEAVRGLGVPIVAYKTFVEDGETLSEGLPGRAAREISALGVDLSGSNCTVGPQRMVGIIEGMSAEVGPVAAFPNPGLPQLVDGKVRFRRDVDHFALYGRKLAEAGARLVGGCCGTTPEHVKALADALRDFRPGTTPNRGVSVRTVEEEKPQEVLDGPSTDLAEKLRTGFAVAVEVDLPRGNDITRVVEASRRLKERGVDAIDISDGARARLRMHPVAAARIVQEEVGIEVVAHISCRDRNIIGLQADFLGAAALGVKNILAVTGDPTQIGDYPEATGVFDTDSAGLVHILSRMNRGEDLAGNSIGGPAGFLIGSAFNPTAEDLDGEIEKLRRKIGAGAHAFWTQPVFEIGALEVALERLGDLDPCLLLGLMPLRSARQAEFLHHEVPGVDIPKPVREKLATLSPEDAPKYGVEVAQNILAKAQPLVNGAYIMPPASAPDLAGEVIEAISTQRSAVG, from the coding sequence TTGAGTTTCGATCTCAGGGAGATGACAGGCTCCGGCGTCCTGATCGGGGACGGCGCGATGGGCACCCTCCTCGCCGAACGCGGCGTCGGCTTCGGCCACCCCTACGCCCGCGCCAACGTCACCCACCCCGAGATGGTGGCCGGCATCCACGAGGAGTACATCCGGGCCGGCGCCGGCGTGATCGAGACCAACACCTTCTCCGCCAACCGCTTCAAACTCGAGGTCCACGAGCTGGAAGACCGCGTGCGCGAGGTAAACGAGGCGGGCGCCCGCCTGGCCCGCAAGGCCGCGGATATTGCAGGGACCAACGGGAGCAAGGCGCTGGTTCTCGGCGCCATCGGCCCCCTCGGCCGCCCCCTCTGCCCCGTCGGCCCGGTCACGGAGGCCGAGGCCCGCGCAGTCTTTTTGGAACAGGCCGAGGCGCTGCTGGAAGGCGGCGCCGACGCCCTCGTCCTGGAGACCTTCACCGACCTCGTCGAGCTCCGCCTCGCCCACGAGGCCGTCAGGGGCCTCGGGGTCCCGATAGTCGCGTACAAGACCTTCGTCGAGGACGGCGAGACCTTGTCCGAGGGCCTGCCGGGACGGGCGGCGCGCGAGATCTCCGCCCTCGGCGTGGACCTCTCGGGCTCGAACTGCACGGTCGGCCCGCAACGGATGGTCGGCATCATAGAAGGCATGTCTGCGGAGGTCGGCCCCGTCGCCGCTTTCCCGAACCCCGGCCTCCCCCAGCTCGTGGACGGCAAGGTCCGCTTCCGCCGCGACGTGGACCATTTCGCCCTCTACGGCCGCAAGCTGGCGGAGGCCGGCGCCCGCCTCGTCGGCGGCTGCTGCGGCACGACGCCGGAGCACGTAAAGGCCCTGGCGGACGCCCTCCGCGACTTCCGCCCCGGGACCACCCCGAACCGCGGCGTGTCCGTGAGAACGGTGGAAGAAGAGAAGCCGCAAGAGGTCCTCGACGGGCCCTCCACGGACCTCGCGGAGAAGCTTCGGACCGGCTTCGCGGTGGCCGTCGAGGTGGACCTGCCGCGGGGCAACGACATCACCAGGGTGGTCGAGGCGTCGCGGCGGCTCAAGGAGCGCGGCGTGGACGCCATAGACATCTCAGACGGGGCGCGGGCGCGCCTCAGGATGCACCCCGTCGCGGCGGCCAGGATCGTGCAGGAAGAGGTCGGCATCGAGGTCGTCGCGCACATCTCCTGTAGAGACCGGAACATCATAGGGTTGCAGGCGGACTTCCTAGGGGCCGCGGCCCTCGGGGTAAAGAACATCCTCGCGGTAACGGGCGACCCTACCCAGATCGGGGACTACCCCGAGGCCACGGGCGTCTTCGACACGGACTCCGCGGGCCTGGTTCACATCCTCTCCAGGATGAACCGGGGCGAAGATTTGGCGGGCAACTCCATCGGCGGGCCCGCCGGCTTCCTCATAGGCTCCGCCTTCAACCCGACGGCCGAGGACCTCGACGGCGAGATCGAGAAGCTCAGGCGCAAGATCGGGGCCGGGGCCCACGCCTTCTGGACCCAGCCGGTCTTCGAGATAGGAGCCCTCGAAGTAGCCCTCGAACGCCTCGGCGACCTCGACCCCTGTCTCCTCCTCGGCCTGATGCCCCTGCGAAGCGCCCGCCAGGCCGAGTTCCTCCACCACGAAGTCCCAGGGGTGGACATCCCGAAACCCGTCCGCGAAAAGCTAGCCACCCTCTCCCCCGAAGACGCCCCGAAATACGGGGTAGAAGTGGCCCAGAACATACTCGCCAAAGCCCAACCGCTAGTAAACGGCGCGTACATAATGCCGCCGGCGAGCGCCCCGGACTTGGCGGGGGAAGTGATCGAAGCTATCAGCACTCAGCGGTCAGCTGTCGGCTAG
- a CDS encoding histidine kinase, whose protein sequence is MTRRTILVVLAGVVLIGAAVFLIGGTKPNTVKGGNGDDNLSGGPGTDRLLGLAGDDELYGGEGPDGLFGNRGADDLRLGASGGSAQGGPDEDELAGGRGRDRLDGATEVDRLEGGPGADRLEGGRGNDELAGGEGGDSIFGEGDATTSPAGRGRFPLRGGRRPRRDRRLRPRGQRHSLGRPGRRYVRVRDPVTVAREKATVSVARDWPLTAAWFLWSLCAVMIFSSLALDALTPNLLAPPERPGLGLAVFTALLSLACPTIGVLVVSRLPRNLVGWIFCGVGLIYGARRLAAAYTDHALLVRPSLPGGDLSAWASTILGLPLLVAFGVFLTLLFPEGRPPSRSWKWAAWGAVCGTALICLSEALRFGPLPAYYFVSNPLGLADAPGGLPVRRLLDASYLAGGALLSLASAASIVLLLVRLRRAGGDGRQQLGWFACAAIPALAGGMLLLLDRAVEKLSLLFFGQAVRPLLQVAGSFGVFVRQDRTLGPLAELRLETTLELLIVVALFFVPVFTGVAVLRHRLYDVDAVINRALVYGSLTAVVAALYVLLVAVFGALFRVGAGGNLVVSLVATGLVAVLFQPLRARLQDGVDRLMYGQRRDPYAALSRLGERLEAAFVPEAVLPTIVETVARAMGIPHAEISLKKDGGFETASVYGSPAGVPTILTLRHGKDQIGRLILSPPSPDEPFSEADHRLLRDLARQAEVAVYAVRLTADLRRSRERLVTTREEERRRLRRDLHDGLGPSLAGLSFGLEAARRLVDERPEDATKLLAQLEEQTQETVVNIRRLVYGLRPPALDDLGLVPAIRQQAEAFGSLTEEAALGENVVAFSVATPEELPPLPAAVEVACYRIAQEALTNVVRHAGARSCRVRLSPRRDVLELEVTDDGVGLGENRGAGVGLASMRERAEELGGTCAIEDAPHGGTRVLARLPLEVSGAGYQAPGRDGGAP, encoded by the coding sequence ATGACGCGGCGGACCATCCTGGTCGTGCTTGCCGGGGTCGTCCTGATCGGGGCCGCGGTCTTCCTGATCGGCGGCACGAAACCGAACACGGTCAAGGGCGGCAACGGGGACGACAACCTCTCCGGCGGCCCCGGCACCGACCGCCTGCTCGGCCTCGCGGGCGACGACGAGCTTTACGGGGGCGAGGGCCCCGACGGCCTCTTCGGCAACAGGGGCGCGGACGACCTCAGGCTGGGCGCCTCGGGCGGCTCCGCCCAGGGCGGCCCGGACGAGGACGAGTTGGCCGGGGGCCGTGGCCGGGACCGCCTGGACGGCGCGACGGAAGTAGACAGGCTGGAGGGGGGTCCGGGCGCGGACCGGCTGGAGGGCGGCCGGGGCAACGACGAGCTTGCCGGCGGCGAAGGCGGGGACTCCATCTTCGGAGAGGGGGACGCGACGACCTCTCCGGCGGGGCGGGGACGATTTCCTCTACGCGGCGGACGGCGTCCCCGACGAGACCGTCGACTGCGGCCCCGGGGACAACGACATAGCCTCGGTCGACCCGGAAGACGATACGTCCGGGTGCGAGATCCCGTGACCGTCGCGCGCGAAAAAGCTACCGTGTCCGTGGCCCGAGATTGGCCCCTGACGGCGGCGTGGTTCTTGTGGTCTTTGTGCGCGGTCATGATCTTTTCCAGCCTGGCGCTGGACGCCCTCACGCCAAACCTCCTGGCGCCCCCCGAGCGGCCGGGGCTCGGGCTGGCGGTCTTCACGGCGCTGCTCTCGCTCGCCTGCCCGACCATCGGGGTCCTCGTGGTCTCGCGGCTTCCCAGGAACCTCGTGGGCTGGATCTTCTGCGGCGTGGGCCTGATCTACGGCGCCCGGCGCCTGGCCGCGGCGTACACGGACCACGCCCTCCTCGTCCGGCCGTCTCTGCCTGGCGGGGATCTCTCCGCCTGGGCATCGACGATCCTGGGCCTGCCGCTCCTGGTGGCTTTCGGGGTGTTTCTTACGCTCCTCTTCCCTGAAGGACGGCCACCGTCGCGGTCCTGGAAGTGGGCGGCGTGGGGAGCGGTGTGCGGGACAGCCCTTATCTGCCTGTCAGAGGCGCTCCGGTTCGGCCCCCTTCCGGCCTACTACTTCGTCTCCAACCCGCTTGGGCTGGCCGACGCCCCGGGCGGCCTTCCGGTGAGGCGCCTTCTGGACGCCTCCTACCTCGCGGGCGGCGCGCTGCTCTCCCTTGCCTCCGCGGCCTCTATAGTCTTGCTACTCGTTCGCCTGCGCCGGGCCGGGGGTGACGGGCGCCAACAGCTCGGGTGGTTCGCCTGCGCCGCCATCCCGGCGCTGGCCGGTGGGATGCTGCTTCTGCTCGACCGCGCCGTGGAGAAACTTTCGCTGCTCTTCTTCGGACAGGCGGTGAGGCCCCTTCTGCAGGTCGCCGGCAGCTTCGGGGTCTTCGTCAGGCAAGACCGCACGCTCGGCCCTCTGGCCGAGCTCAGGCTGGAGACGACCCTGGAACTTCTGATCGTGGTCGCGCTCTTCTTCGTGCCCGTCTTTACGGGCGTGGCCGTCCTGCGCCACCGGCTCTACGACGTCGACGCCGTCATCAACCGCGCCCTGGTCTACGGGTCGTTGACCGCCGTGGTGGCCGCGCTCTACGTCCTGCTGGTGGCGGTTTTCGGCGCGCTCTTTCGGGTCGGGGCCGGTGGCAACCTGGTTGTCTCCCTCGTCGCGACCGGCCTGGTCGCCGTCCTCTTCCAACCGCTGCGCGCCCGGCTACAGGACGGCGTGGACCGCCTGATGTACGGCCAGCGCCGCGACCCGTACGCGGCGCTCTCGCGCCTCGGAGAACGTCTGGAGGCCGCTTTCGTCCCCGAAGCGGTCCTGCCGACCATCGTGGAGACCGTTGCCCGGGCGATGGGGATTCCACACGCCGAGATCTCGCTAAAAAAAGACGGCGGTTTCGAGACCGCATCGGTCTACGGCTCACCGGCTGGCGTCCCGACGATCTTGACCCTCAGGCACGGGAAAGACCAGATCGGGCGCCTCATCCTCTCCCCCCCTTCCCCGGACGAGCCGTTCTCGGAGGCGGATCACCGCCTGCTCCGGGACCTGGCCCGGCAGGCGGAGGTGGCCGTCTACGCCGTCCGGCTCACGGCCGACCTGAGGCGCTCCCGCGAACGCCTGGTCACCACGCGGGAGGAGGAGCGCCGCCGCCTCAGGCGCGACCTGCACGACGGCCTCGGCCCCTCCCTCGCCGGCCTCTCCTTCGGGCTGGAGGCGGCGCGGCGCCTGGTGGACGAGAGGCCGGAGGACGCCACGAAGCTGCTCGCCCAGCTCGAAGAACAGACGCAGGAGACCGTGGTGAACATCAGGCGCCTGGTCTACGGCCTCAGGCCCCCCGCCCTCGACGACCTCGGCCTCGTACCCGCCATCCGTCAGCAGGCCGAGGCCTTCGGCTCGCTTACCGAAGAGGCGGCCCTGGGGGAGAACGTCGTGGCGTTCTCCGTGGCGACTCCAGAAGAACTGCCGCCCCTGCCGGCGGCCGTCGAGGTCGCCTGCTACCGGATCGCCCAGGAGGCCCTCACGAACGTCGTCCGACACGCGGGGGCGCGTTCCTGCCGGGTGCGGCTCTCCCCGCGAAGAGACGTTCTGGAGCTGGAGGTAACCGACGACGGCGTGGGGCTCGGGGAGAACCGCGGCGCCGGCGTGGGGCTGGCCTCGATGCGGGAGAGGGCGGAGGAGTTGGGCGGAACCTGCGCGATCGAGGATGCCCCCCACGGGGGAACCCGCGTCCTCGCCCGGCTGCCGTTGGAAGTTTCCGGCGCCGGGTATCAGGCGCCAGGTAGAGACGGGGGAGCGCCGTGA
- a CDS encoding sulfatase family protein has translation MNRAHKSAATFVLSLLAGLALVFALWADAGLGNPAGRAQVKPNIVFVLTDDQMPGTENRMPALQNNLVRGGVKFSNTVSTYPLCCPGRAVIQRGQYPHNTKIYGNSEPQGGWEKFQRLRLHQNTVATWLDGAGYQTGLFGKYMNNYRDRLIPPGWDRWYAWNGVDQGWTSVNDQGNVKNLDRQQADVLVADKATAFLKSRLDGAAPVFAFVNFGAMHEPYPSSDIDADKFKGLNVPRTPAFNEDDVSDKNPSIRNLNRLSRGEISDLDSQYRQSLRSLQRVDRFIGNASDILRRHGEMDDTYFVFYTDNGAHFGQHRLTHGKLQPYEEDINFPLILRGPGIRSNVVEPGLVGNHDIAPTIADMANAQAPAFVDGRSVMPLATGAATAWPRTAVLSIREPDLNPPPQWGVLRMQNQKYIRFQNGAREYYDLATDPHEVDSDPGAVSAETRDHWERRIDEIRACSGQECQAAENAPTFPPPAAP, from the coding sequence ATGAACAGAGCCCACAAGAGCGCCGCGACTTTCGTACTGTCCTTGCTTGCCGGCCTCGCGCTCGTGTTCGCGCTCTGGGCCGACGCGGGCCTCGGCAATCCGGCCGGCCGGGCGCAGGTGAAGCCCAACATCGTCTTCGTCCTCACCGACGACCAGATGCCGGGCACGGAGAACCGGATGCCGGCGCTCCAGAACAACCTGGTCCGCGGGGGCGTGAAGTTCTCCAACACGGTGAGCACCTACCCTTTGTGCTGCCCGGGGCGGGCGGTCATCCAGCGCGGGCAGTACCCGCACAACACCAAGATCTACGGCAACTCCGAGCCCCAGGGCGGCTGGGAGAAGTTCCAGAGGCTGCGCCTGCACCAGAACACGGTCGCCACCTGGCTCGACGGCGCAGGCTACCAGACGGGCCTCTTCGGCAAGTACATGAACAACTACCGCGACAGGCTCATCCCGCCCGGCTGGGACCGCTGGTACGCCTGGAACGGCGTGGATCAGGGCTGGACTTCGGTCAACGACCAGGGAAACGTCAAGAACCTCGACCGCCAGCAGGCCGACGTGCTCGTGGCGGACAAAGCCACCGCGTTTCTCAAGAGCCGGCTGGACGGCGCGGCCCCCGTCTTCGCGTTCGTCAACTTCGGGGCGATGCACGAGCCGTACCCTTCCTCGGACATAGACGCCGACAAGTTCAAGGGGCTGAACGTCCCGCGCACCCCGGCGTTCAACGAGGACGACGTCTCGGACAAGAACCCCTCGATACGGAACCTGAACAGGCTCTCGCGGGGTGAGATCTCCGACCTCGACTCCCAGTACCGCCAGAGCCTGCGTTCCCTACAAAGGGTCGACCGCTTTATCGGGAACGCCTCCGACATCCTTCGCAGGCACGGGGAGATGGACGACACCTACTTCGTCTTCTACACGGACAACGGGGCCCACTTCGGCCAGCACCGGCTCACCCACGGCAAGCTTCAGCCCTACGAAGAGGACATAAACTTCCCCCTGATCCTGCGCGGCCCGGGCATTCGCAGCAACGTGGTCGAGCCCGGCCTGGTCGGCAACCACGACATAGCCCCCACGATCGCGGACATGGCGAACGCCCAGGCCCCCGCCTTCGTCGACGGACGCTCGGTGATGCCGCTGGCGACGGGCGCGGCGACCGCGTGGCCAAGGACCGCGGTCCTGAGCATCCGCGAACCCGACCTGAACCCGCCGCCACAGTGGGGAGTTCTCAGGATGCAGAACCAGAAGTACATCCGCTTCCAGAACGGCGCCAGGGAATACTACGATCTTGCCACCGACCCCCACGAGGTCGACAGCGATCCGGGGGCCGTCTCGGCAGAGACGCGCGACCACTGGGAGCGACGGATTGACGAGATCCGCGCCTGCTCCGGGCAGGAGTGCCAGGCCGCCGAGAACGCCCCGACCTTCCCGCCCCCGGCCGCGCCGTGA
- a CDS encoding CD225/dispanin family protein gives MRCPNCNTWNGDPRRRRCSNCGTVLEPVPDYLARAVVAALICPVAGIVSLYFSVWTNRSLVAGDYFGAREHSRLARAWANAALWLVLAAALFFGLVTLLDAVGNP, from the coding sequence GTGCGCTGTCCGAACTGCAACACGTGGAACGGAGATCCCCGCCGGCGCCGCTGCTCGAATTGCGGGACCGTTTTGGAGCCCGTCCCCGATTACCTGGCGCGGGCGGTCGTGGCGGCCCTGATCTGCCCGGTTGCCGGCATCGTCTCCCTCTACTTCTCCGTGTGGACGAACCGCTCGCTCGTCGCGGGCGACTACTTCGGGGCGCGGGAGCATTCCCGGCTGGCGCGGGCGTGGGCCAACGCGGCACTCTGGCTCGTGCTGGCGGCTGCTTTGTTCTTCGGTCTCGTCACCCTGCTCGACGCGGTCGGCAACCCGTAG
- a CDS encoding phytoene desaturase family protein, producing MGAGMGGLAAAIRLATMGFEVEVFEKNGQVGGRMGRLEAEGFSFDTGPSLLLMTDTYRELFAFAGRDLDDYVKLIPLDGDYRVTFGDGDTLTTRRALPEMIRELERIEPGVTPRFYRFLEDACHKYRLGRSEFVERDFDKAKDFFGLRNLRLLLKTKAVNNYYRQVSKFFKTEKLRQAFSLQTMYLGLSPFSAPAVYALLPYTELAEDGLWFPRGGMYALVEAMERLAVELGVKFRLNSPVENVVVTKGKARGVRVGGEAGGEEIGADAVLANADLPYAYRELLGGQADSDFRLRRREKLRYTASAFMLYLGVDGKLDEMLHHNFYLSPDYGENFEAIFRDGRLPDDPSFYAVVPSKTEPGMAPEGKDALFVLVPVPHLGPGVDWEREGPAFKEKVYGMLERRCGLDRSRVVYEEVKTPLDWRDDYNLEEGAAFGIGHGILQVGYFRPPMVSRSVEGMYFVGASTRPGTGVPLVTIGARLAAERIGREVGV from the coding sequence GTGGGGGCCGGCATGGGCGGCCTGGCGGCGGCGATCCGGCTGGCCACCATGGGCTTCGAGGTCGAGGTCTTCGAGAAGAACGGCCAGGTCGGCGGCCGGATGGGCCGCCTGGAGGCCGAAGGCTTCTCTTTCGACACCGGGCCCTCCCTGCTGCTCATGACCGACACCTACCGCGAGCTCTTCGCCTTCGCGGGCCGGGACCTCGACGATTACGTGAAGCTCATCCCGCTCGATGGGGACTACCGCGTGACCTTCGGGGACGGGGACACGCTGACCACGCGGCGGGCGCTGCCCGAGATGATCCGGGAACTGGAGCGGATAGAACCGGGCGTCACCCCGCGCTTTTACCGCTTCCTGGAAGACGCCTGCCACAAGTACCGCCTCGGCCGCAGCGAGTTCGTCGAACGCGATTTCGACAAGGCCAAAGACTTCTTCGGCCTCAGAAACTTGCGGCTTTTGCTAAAGACAAAGGCCGTAAACAACTACTACCGGCAGGTCTCGAAGTTTTTCAAGACCGAGAAACTCCGCCAGGCGTTCAGCCTCCAGACTATGTACCTCGGCCTCTCCCCCTTCTCGGCGCCCGCCGTCTACGCGCTGCTCCCCTACACCGAGTTGGCCGAGGACGGCCTCTGGTTCCCCCGGGGCGGCATGTACGCCCTCGTCGAGGCCATGGAGAGGCTGGCGGTCGAGCTCGGCGTGAAGTTCCGTTTGAACAGCCCCGTCGAGAACGTCGTCGTGACGAAGGGCAAGGCCCGCGGCGTGCGGGTGGGGGGCGAAGCCGGCGGCGAGGAGATAGGGGCGGACGCCGTCCTCGCCAACGCGGACCTCCCCTACGCCTACCGCGAGCTGCTCGGCGGCCAAGCCGACTCGGACTTCAGGCTCCGCCGGCGCGAGAAGCTTCGGTACACGGCCTCGGCGTTCATGCTCTACCTCGGCGTAGACGGCAAGCTCGACGAGATGCTCCACCACAACTTCTACCTCTCCCCGGATTACGGGGAGAACTTCGAGGCCATCTTCCGCGACGGCAGGCTCCCCGACGACCCATCTTTCTACGCGGTCGTCCCGTCAAAGACAGAGCCGGGCATGGCACCGGAAGGGAAAGACGCCCTGTTCGTGCTCGTGCCGGTGCCCCACCTGGGGCCGGGCGTGGACTGGGAGCGGGAAGGTCCCGCGTTCAAGGAGAAGGTCTACGGGATGCTGGAGCGGCGTTGCGGGCTCGACCGGAGCAGGGTCGTCTACGAAGAGGTAAAGACGCCTCTCGACTGGCGGGACGACTACAACCTCGAAGAAGGCGCGGCGTTCGGGATCGGGCACGGCATCCTCCAGGTCGGGTACTTCCGCCCGCCGATGGTCTCCCGCAGCGTGGAGGGCATGTACTTTGTCGGGGCGAGCACGCGGCCGGGCACGGGCGTGCCCCTGGTCACCATCGGCGCGCGGCTCGCGGCCGAGCGGATCGGGCGCGAGGTCGGGGTTTGA
- a CDS encoding calcium-binding protein: MTAATISMLVLVCGVALAANKQCKAHDSRACYGTQQADTLLGTDKFESVYGRGGPDTIKSLAGGDTVYGENGDDDLFVGDGEDRLHPGQGDDTIRGNERGNGVGSNRGDDTIYGMDEDDWIIVADNAGGDTVDCGAGNDTVYYDPGDTVRDCEVRRDLQGNPQ; the protein is encoded by the coding sequence TTGACAGCGGCGACGATTTCGATGCTGGTGCTTGTCTGCGGGGTGGCGCTCGCCGCCAACAAGCAGTGCAAGGCGCACGATAGCCGCGCCTGCTACGGCACGCAGCAGGCGGACACGCTTCTGGGGACCGACAAGTTCGAGTCGGTCTACGGCCGCGGCGGCCCCGACACCATAAAGAGCCTCGCGGGCGGCGATACCGTGTACGGCGAGAACGGCGACGACGACTTGTTCGTGGGCGACGGCGAGGACCGCCTGCATCCCGGCCAGGGCGACGACACTATTCGCGGCAACGAGAGGGGCAACGGCGTCGGGAGCAACCGCGGGGACGACACCATCTACGGCATGGACGAGGACGACTGGATCATCGTCGCGGACAACGCCGGCGGCGACACCGTGGATTGCGGCGCCGGCAACGATACGGTCTACTACGATCCTGGCGATACGGTGCGCGATTGCGAGGTCCGGCGAGATCTTCAAGGCAACCCCCAGTAA